ATCACGAGATAAAAGGTCGAATAAGAAGCTTAAGAAGCTACTGTTATCAGAATCGAAAGCCCCGAAATCAATTGATAAATTAATTGATAAGGGTATTTAATAACATTAAATCTATTCCGCAGACTCATTCTCTTTGCGCGTATAATCTTCACATAACGCCCCTTATTTAAAATCACAGGGTACTCACCAATGCATGAATGATTATCCAGTGCCAAACTCAGCTCGGGGTCTGGGCACGAGCAATGGTAACTGCCATTTGTATTTTTGCAGTTGTGTGAACATCCGCCATTGTGATAAGCGCACTCGTTAATGTCTGTACGAAAATGATGCACGACACTTATTATTTCTAATAAGTCTTACAATGTACCAGAGTCCATTTAGCCAAACAGCAATTTATTATATTGACCTTATGTCTGAAAAATACAATTCCACCCGGGAGGGATCTAGATGACATCATCAACTTTAACTTGCCATCGACTCGCATAGCAGTCCACAAATTCCTGTCCATCGGTAATAGCAGGAGTCCCTAACTTTGGTAATAGAGATGTAGCTAGAAAAAGTCCATTCAAGCTATGACCACGGAATTTGACTCACACAGTCGGTTTATTTAAGATCCGGGATGTAAACCAGCGGTTGAAGAGGAGACATAGCGGGAAATTCATATGGAAACCAAGTAGTGGGTAAGCATGTTCTTCCTATTTGTATTGAAAATTGCACGTTATGCAGGCCATGTCTGAGTTCCCCAAAACCCTCACTTTCGTTATTTGCAATCCATCaggtaatatatttttttatttcttttccctTTGAATTTATAACAGGCCGGACTCTAGAAGATGAGCAAGGCAATACAAAACCTTCACTACGATACCTGTCTCGCAGTTGACTCCTTTGTAACCAAGTCTGCATGTACATTCGTATCTTTGTGGAGTTTCCGTTTGCGTGCAAGTTGCTCCGTTTTTACAAGGACTGGATTGACAAGTATTAACTAGTGAAAAATAATGGCGGTCCATAAGTCCATCAATTACTTTCAAGCaactttttaagtttttttttttaaagaattgcAGTTGCAGTTGGTAAAGCATATAGAGGCTATTCAAAAAAGACTTAACCCTTAAAAACATTAACAGGAGCAGTGGAATAGAGATTCCTGTAAAAGCGTGGGTGCTTATAATAAGATAACACAACAACCAATCGGTACCAAAACAGACCGCTGAGAGGAACTAATGATGCCAACAACGCTTTGGCTCGAAAGCCACAGGCAGCCACGAGAAAGGTTCGTGGTACACCAATCACAATCAACCGCGGTGGTACTAATAAAAGGGACAAGAAAAGGGACTTTTTAAAGAGTATAAAAAAGCAATTggtaaaacaagcaaaacaacaattctgcacgtgcagcacgctttttatgtacatttctttgccgtttttgcacgactacgacgtgaaaatgcctaatttcgcgttacAGGGAGAATTTAAACCAGCAACGGCGAAGTTTTATTTTCCCTCTTGAACTTCATTGGATATAttcccttggaattcaactttaggagttTTTGCCTGCATTTAACGAactaagtgggtaggaataatcacgataaaaactgaaataacgCTAATTCACTGGTTAAGcaacgttgttgttgtcgtcacgtcgttggatcttaacgTCCCTAAACACACTCAGTAAATCGACACTATGGAATGATGGGAAGGCCAATAGTACGAGGTCGAAACGCTGCGAATCAGTTGCTAAGTGGCTAACGTGGGACAAAAGATAAACAAAACCCTTTATACACATCTTGGGgggaactcccatatgaaaggggcggggattctcgtcgtcttgcttaggggtgtaaatgtCGGATTTTGGTCTAACTTAGGGTTTTCTGGCAAAACGCCACTAAAgttagccgtaaaggtctcttttagggttgcacgcggagaaacataaaaaattgtATATTTTCAATTCGGTTTacttactcgattcatgtaatcaaagttttctATAACATCAATACCAAGAGAAATTGTAACAGAATGTCTTTGTCCAcaaaatggtctcttttaggggtcaaaaaaggtcggaccacgcccagattggtctcttttaggggtttaattaaaaatttccGACCATCATCCCCACctctttcatatgggagtcttCCCAGGATACACATCCACGGCCAATGATATCTTTTATGACAATCTTACCGAGTTTTTCAATGAACACATGCGGTGGGTTAGCGAGATCACTGGCATCCCTGTACCGGCTCATCCATGATGGCCGAGTACATTCAAAGCACAAACCGCCAGCTTTCGTCCACCACTCCACTGCTTTGCAGTAAGGATTTAGCTTCACACATAACCTCATGCAACTTTCGGACTTTGGTACTGCTTCTTTTGACAGCTTCTTTCGGCCATATCGCGTGCACCAGGACGGAGTGAAATCGAGCCAGGTGACTGGAAACGAAATTGTCAGTGTAAATACGCCATATTTGGTAAGCAAGTTTACGATAGCAAATTTTAGTCTCTCCCGCACGAATCCGCATATTTTTTTACACGAATCAAACTCTCCGTCCGttcgaaaccagtgaatccgccCCCCGGGGGAGGTACTTAGGAATTTTTcgggtggggatgtgctgctaGGACCCTGAAAGTTTTTACCTATACCAGAACTAGTTcaactgaattttgctaccctattctagagtatactccccaaatcccccctatcctagagtagctgttttccagaaactactgaggtcactagcacaatccagccaaaacaaaaccgatttcattttttaaaatatttttcagtggCAATTgccggtttccctagtctagactaaaatcgtcaaccaattgatcatggaaaaagataccctattctagacccaaactctcttaattatataccctatcccagagtttTTACCTATACCAGAACTAGTTcaactgaattttgctaccctattctagagtatactccccaaatcccccctatcctagagtagctgttttccagaaactactgaggtcactagcacaatccagccaaaacaaaaccgatttcattttttaaaatatttttcagtggCAATTgccggtttccctagtctagactaaaatcgtcaaccaattgatcatggaaaaagataccctattctagacccaaactctcttaattatataccctatcccagggtatactgcttgaaaaccatacccttcacagtggcacatacctatatagcccatgtATGGCAGtaccaccccccctcccccctccttgCTCCCGGGGAATCCGCACACAGAAACTGCATCTTTTTGAAACCGCTCTTAAGAGGTGGTTTAAGTCCCCGTCCACACGATGATCCGGGTAAAAAATACACTGCTTCAATCATGTCCGGCTTCGTGTGAACAGCGCATTATTTTTGCAGTCATACAGGCAAGTACAAGTCCGTGAGGGTTTTCAGTTTGAATaacataatttttaaaaatcatttgtTGCAAAGGCCCcttaattttttactttgttgTATGTCAACTAAGATCGAGGAGGGGTATTTCTAAGACTTTTTTCAAAGGCTCGTTCTATTTTATTGAATTGTTATGATGTTCAcattaaaattttggctcaaactctgtgtaagaacctgttaaactcACGGATgatgtaaaacaaagaaaacaatgaagtAATCACAATACCACCTGGAAAAACAAACGGTGCAAAGCAAAGAGaaagttcacaggttcttacaccgagatAAACCCAAGATTTTGCATCTGTCCTTTTCGTAAAGTGTCTGAACGCACAGTGGTATTCAAATTCTGCCATTGAAAGAAAGCAAACGGGATTGGGTTTGCCGGACAGATCCGACATTCCGCGGGACCCATAGCCTGCGTAACAGGGGGAATTGTTTTTGCGCTTGTGAGGGGTTTGGTGAGCCAGCCGCCATTCTAGCGGCTTTGCTGCGAGAagcgagcgccgaaggcgcCAGGAAATTTCGTCTCCTTCCATGTAAATTCTCCGCACGGCTTCGCACTTCCTCTACCAAAACTTTGCTAAATAATAATCCCGCTGGCTACACAGGCTACCCGGCTTACAAACTTAATTTGCCATTAGAAACGTCACTGACATATAAAGAAGCTTTACCATGACACGCCGTATGCCGGCGTTGCTAGCAGAAAAATCTCTGTGTGTGAAAGTTAAGGTAACTTGCAAATTTTCTATAATAGAAACATCACTTACCACCGTCCAATGCTATTTCTTTCGGTTCAATGTTAATTGCTTGAACAAACACCAGGTTAAAAGGGTATAACAGTAGGAGAAAAACGCACGAAATGGGCATAATTGTCGACCAACTTTGACTAAACGCGGGCCTCAACACTGCAGAGATCTCAAAGAGAAAtccgctaatttttttttattatgttcACTATAAACCTTGAGTAGAGTGATTCAGGAAATTTATTCATTGCAGTGTTAAGTCCTTGGGGTCTTCCTTGGTTGTTTTGACTcctttgttttcactgtttttcgTCATGCACCTATCGTCGTTTTTTACACCGAGTACTCTGTGCCTCATTACTTTCCAAATTCCTTTGCACAAGGGTGGAAAATTGCTAGTTGTGAaattgtgaaaatcaaaaattgtaAGTGATACgaaaacaagaataaaaagtACAATTAACATTGACTGGATGATCATATCTTAAAAAGATttcagaaaaagtaaaaatcttgaaaaaccTGACCGTTTTTTCCGTCCGTATTTTACCTTAAATTGGTTGTAGTTTTATCAaagaataaaaggaataaacaTCACACAAATAAAGGCTTGAAACAATTATCGTACCTTTATTTGCATTGAGGTGTGCCACATCATTTTCGACAACgaaacaaatattttgaatggcTCTGTTAAACTGTGAAGCATATAAAAGGAAATGAACTCAATTGCAAAAGCGACAATGATTGCATCATCTTCCATGATTAAAGACTGATTAAAAACTGTTCTAAATTTTTCTCAAACATATGGACTGAATTTCCTAACCTTGGATCGTGATATGTCGCCTAAGACAGGTTTTCAATACATTATTTTCTTGACATACATTCCGGCAGAATTCTTTATCCCTATAAAAGAgcaatgcaattttttttccggCTAATTCGGCAAATTCAGTGAAAGAGGAAGGAgtttgatatctttttaaaattatcatgAAAGATTTGACGGTCATAGTGCTGATTTTTTGTTCAAGCCTGTCTTCGCTAGTCATGTCTCGAAAAACTGTATACACAAATCAGCTGACAAATGACAAACTTGTAGACAGCCTCGAAGAAGAAGTCGATGATTTTCCTGATGGAGCAGTCTTTGAGGAATCCTCTGGAGGTTAGATGCTAAAATTTGCTATGTGACGTAACTTTGTTTGAGATTTAAATCTGTCAAAGATTAAGAGTTTCATTATGCAGGACACGTCTGAGAGCCttcataaataaatatatatttgaatGCTACTGCACGAAATATACTCTCCATTGTTAATAACAATTGCAATCCACAGCCACATCAGCTGATTAGAAAAATCGATTAGTAGTGAGCTATTTATGTTGTAATTTTGTGAAAGAGTCTTTTAACTGATTTTCAAATATGGGTGCATACTCagccatgaattttttttaaaatgaattcagTTCGAATACTacataagtaaaaaaataacatcGCATGTGATTTTATTCTTTCGGTACAAGCGGTTTATATGTCCcttcttgaatgaaaaatacTACATGAAAAAAGTGAAACTATAAGTTCGCAATATTATGACATATTAGACTTAAACTCCAAATGTTAATGATGGCAGTTGATAATGTCCCCATGGTCTTGCATTGTTGAGCATTCTTTAGACAGGCATTTAAGCTTTAGAGTTACGTTGACGGCAAACGGAAAACGTCAGagtcaagttgagaatttctcaaaatagaaaataagtaggtaaaaacacttcaaaacaatttttcttgatAATCCTGGCTTGAAATTACTAATTTTTGTGTGAATAAATTAGTAAGTAACAGAACACGGCAATCTACGTTTGCCGTAAGCGTGATTCTaaatctttcttttgttttgttggaGTCCGGAATACAACTCAAGGATTCCGGAATTTAAGTTCCACTGTCAAAGAATCCAAAATGTAGTATCTAAAATAATGGAATCCAGGATCCAAGACTGTGTTGGAGTCCCTTCTGCATGTTGGCGACGTCGGCTTTCTTTTTATAGATTGAAACTTGGTGTGACAGCAAtagatttctttttattttgcagtCAGTCCATGTACCAGCGTTCCGTGTAAGAACGGAGGGAGCTGTCTCGTAGCTGTAGGCGATAGCTTCTCATGCAAATGTGCAGCAGGCTTTAAAGGAGATACTTGCGAGGAAGGTCAGTAAAAAAATACTGGGTGGAGCTTACTCGGGTTTAATCGTTCGAGTGATCCAATTTTTACACGATTACAGACAGGCCTGGACGACTCGAGTTTTCTGTGATACTAAAATGTGAGTTACCAATTATGAGAATTTGAACTTTTGTTTTACATGAACAGAGGATCTCTTGAGAGAGTATTATATACTAACGTAAAACGGAATCCCGTCAAGTACAACTGTACAATTACTGTGCGCGCGATGACGTGTTCTGtccaataggccacttccgagttccaaaaaccctcactctcaaaatgaggctaagtgcacaacctttctttacgaaaatgagttttacagttgcatgagaatgaaaaatgatttccatatctcctgaaaggctgagcacctaccgtcgttttgaaacagaggccctggggaactcggaaatggcctattacgtCCTGTACGCGAGTGTGACTAatggtcgcgggtcgcgggttgTATGTCGCAGgtggaaaaaaagattttgtgTGAAATTTACGTTAGAGTTCGAGGTaaatgactaaaaatgactCGTACGCAATCAGGGCTGTTGATAGCCAATCGGGTTAGGGTTACAGATATTTTTTATAGGTATGATTAGACAAGAACTCACCATGTATGCGAACTTAAATGAAGCACCTTAAGTAGTAGCGTCTTATTCATAGCACTAAGACATTTTGTACTTCACTCATATTGTTTGTGTTCAGTTTGACATTGTCAATTAATTCAACCAGCAAATGCAGACCGTTAAAGTACGCTGCGTTGCAAACGAGGTTATTTTTTGTCATCTCGCAACAAACATAAACAAAATTTCTCAATGCACCTAGAGCTAATATCACAGGTTTCTTTTCATCATCAAAGCATGATATCGCGCCCGGGGTTGGAAGTACTCAACAAAGTCATGTAGCGGGAGGCTCcgccctgaggtccaaccccttacccttttgtaCACCATTTTTGACAGCAAAGACTGGTTCCCCTTTCGCATACGTTTACTGAAAaacggtacccctttcacatacctacaATGTTTATTACAacttttcattccttttaactgctgtaaatgcactgctTTAAAATAAGAATACATCACAAAATCAGAACAAGTTTTCTCGACTTTTCATATCCATTAAATGCATCTCTTTGCCTTGTGTTGGGCCTCGTACAGACCGGAATAATAGATTGCATTGAAGAGTGAAACTTTGAAGACAGTTAATAAGAATTTTGTAAGATGGGAACCAGCAGGGAGTATGAATtggataataaaacaaagaaaatagcacTTAGGTTCGGGTTTAGAAACTTTTAGAAAGCGCGCTCTATTTAGGAATAAGCCTTAGGATATAAGATATTTGTAGCAAAAAAGTATATAAAAGTACAACACATAGTGGCTGTAATTAAGGCTAAAAATATGGACCGCGGTTCTTGTGCAAATCGTTTCGCATTGCATTGTGCGTTTAAGCTGAGGCTTAGTTCACACTTTTAGTAAGGTAGGAAAAATTATAAGGGCGCCAAAAAGTTGAAACGCCGTCCTACTCTCACCAAGGCTGAAGTGTTGCCTTTAACGCAGCAGGGTATTGGCACAACATAACTCTGTTGCCTCAAAGAGTTGCAGAACAACATTGGACCATAGACAAATcgataattttgaaaatatacCTACCCAGATATCGACGAATGTGCTGTGCAGAATGGTGGATGCTCTCACGACTGTGAAAACACACCTGGCAGTTACGAGTGTACATGCCCAGATGCAGAGCTCTCATTGGCTGCGGACAATCACACttgtgaaggtaaagcgacgcAGTTAAGATCCGCGTCAACTCGCGCATGAGTGAAGGGCTATAATATGCCAATTCGGAGTTTCATAAAAGCCTTCTTCTTTAAGACGAGGCCGTAGGaagtttttggttttaaaatgtttttggtTTTCGCATGCACTTAAAACTGAATTTCTAAAATATTAATGCGTTCCTACACTTGGCCTAATTTAAGGGGGAAAGAGACTTCAGGATTCGACTTTGGAAGGAACATGATGCAAATATACCCTGAGTACAATACTAAGTATTAAAGATCCAAGAAGGTCATACTTATGTAATGTTTTTTCGGTAACACCCTTCATAGCTTCCGATTTTAAAGATCGTCATAACGGAGCTTGCCGATTAAcaattttccttatttttctcttttttcttatatCTCTATTTATCTCGAGGGAGCTCTCAATATTAACTGTAGTGCCATTGCTTTCATCATCTTTCCAGCTTTCATAACCAGTGATATATTTTTTACTCTACTAATATAtggtttgttgttgttgttgttgttgtttacagcAAAGGGAGTTATTGTCAACTGccttcaaaacaaaatgtccATCACCATCCCTAAAACCATTCTCAAAGGAATGGACCGAGAGCATATTCGACTCCTGAACCCAAAATGCGGTGCAACTGAAACTTCCTCACACTTCATTTTAAAAACACCGCTGACCGGATGCGGTACTACTCGCAGACACACGAAGTCTGCCGTTGTATACAGCAACAAAGTGTTGGAGATTCCGCTGAAGAGCTCAGACATCGTAACACGCATTCGAGAGATTGAGATTCCTTTCAGTTGCTATTATTCCAATTCGAGAACAGCCACTGCCGTTGGAATGAGGCCGGAAAATCGAAAGCTGGTTTTCTCAGAAATAGGAAAGGGGAACTTTACGGTTGTACTGGAACTGTACCATAGCAATAGGTATGcaattgattttgaattttgaaaatgcTCCAAAGAAGATAGACCATGCCATATCTCGATAGTTACAAAggcaaaagaaaagtaaaatcgGCTGCTAAAAGGAATGCAATTTAGAGTATTGCATGCTGAAATTCATTGCACACGCGCACCCACCCACCCACACACACTATGGATTTACTAATTCTTAGAATCAGCGCTGAGAAAATgccattaaaacaaaataattttaattacaGTAATAAGTtccagtttttttgttgtttcctgGGATTCACTGGTTGCACTGAAAAAGGCCACAACAGTCGTTTCGACTGTTCGTAATTCCAGCCTTTACTTCCAGCCTTTAATTAAATCATATATGATCTGGATTTTATGCTTACGCATGGCAAATAGTCTCTCAACGTTAATGATCGCGTCGAAGTCTCTTGACAATGGCTTAGTGTTAGAGTTTTTTTAATGGCATCGAATTCTACAAACAGCCTATCAAAACTTTGCAACCACCCATGAAAATTCTCTTAGTAAGGTATATGTTAACATTTATTCTAATTTTTCAAAGCAATGAAAACTACTCTTTTGTTACCTCTGTCATATACCTAAATTTTCAGACCGTAATTCTGTGTTACACGTTTGTTTGTGTATGTTTTATAGATATCTCACAGCGTATACTCAAGAAGACTTTCCTCTTCAATTAAAGCTCCGACAAAATGTGAATTTGGAAGCGAAAGTTGAAAGCAAAGACAAACGACTGTCAGTGTTGCCTGACACGTGCTTCGCTACACCAACACCCAGCCAAAACGACGCAAAGAGAGTTTTAATATTGAAAAACGGGTAAGGTTCCCCGTAATTCGTAGGAAATGTGTAAGAAGAATAACTGTTTTTGGATTTGCATTGACATGTTCGGTAGAGAAAATTCGACCGGCTAAAGTCGTCCATAATcggtaaaaaacaaaatgaggCGAATAGATAGCTACTGTAGCTTTCGTTCTGCATTAAGTCACCCTGgctattttgaaaaatgaaaagccCAAAAAGTGTGTTAGTGTATGGACTAAGTATAGTCTTGCTAAAAGTCAGGACCTCTCTTATTCGCGAAGacgagcgaagcgagcttcaATGAGGAGCGAGCGATGAAGTTTCGCCTGAATGAATTTGAATCACATAAATTCACGCGGGAAGAATGATTGACATGTTCTGTGTCTGGACTCTGGAGTGGCGTCAAATATTGTTCTCTCTCCTATTGGTCAATTGTCATGACGCCACTATGGAATTTATAAAACTTTCAGAAAGTCTAACTAAAGTACGAACTATGTTCTCTTTTTCAGCTGCCCTGTGGATGACACCTTGAAATTCTACCGTTCCCCCACAGGAACGTATCGTTTTGGTTTAGAAGCCTTCGAGTTTGTTGATCAGCCTTTTGTCTTCATTCACTGTCACGTGATCATTTGCAATGCATCTAATCTCCAGTCAAGATGTGCCCGTGGATGTGAAAAGAAAGCGCGACTTCGACGCGAAGTCGAACATCACAATCTGTATTCCTTGGCGCAGGGACCAATCACCCTGGATCATGAGATCAAACGGGATCAGAAACACGTGGAGAAATTCTCAGTCAATAATATGGACTCTGTTGGTAAGAGAGAAGTACAGCCTGAGAAGTTTAACATCCACAAAAAGGGAGATCCTTCATTAATTAGCATTGTGTAATTTTCAGACGCAATGGCAATCAGCCATTTGTACGAGAGTCAATAAGGGGAGGTTCGCCcgaaaggggcacctttttcaggtttcacgtacatttaacaattattcctcgagcccgaatgggctctgagtcaatagcccatgaggccgaaggtcgaatgggctattgactcagaggttatgagggcgagaggaataattgctttagtaaaatccaactagttggtcaaaaaaatcgagacaaaacaactttagctagcaaaacgcgattcagcgccattgttttggttttccaagccggcgcttttcgttGCTAGTGGgccataacatatagcctagtagtagctcaaccaatcggaatgcagcattgataatagtccactggttggattttactaaacaaAATTATTGAACGGTACATAAAATGATAAGAAGACTTACTGGTACTGTTAGTATGTAAAAACGGACACCATTTAATTATGTAAACTGTACGAAAAAGGTGTACCAACTCCTTTTGCGGAGCGGACCCTTCCCGCGCAAagcgctaccactggtttcctcgccgggaaaccagtggtagcgtcgccaaatgtcggctgttttctcaggctacaaacaaacatttttatttacacaTTTATAATTTTACAGCGGCATAAAGTCAGAATCCTCTTCCAGtatattttttctgattcaTTTCTTCTCTGTTTTGCTGACAGGGATGGACTCCTCTCTACTTGCAGCCATGGCCGTGGTGACAGCGGTTACCATATTTGGTGTGGCATTCGTGATTATgaaaaagagatcaaatcatgCTGGTTATTTTCGAATAAAGGAATGAAATTTCTGTAgagaggaaaaataaaagaatgaaaatgtcgccttgaaaaatgtctgcTAATCGCGTGATGTaaactttctctttttaaaatggTATATGACCTGCTGAAAGGGAATCTCACCTCAAATTGCCAGTtaaagacctttttagcttgtatgttttgtagtCCCATCTAAGACCACCTGCTATTACTGCAGAGAACGTTTTCTTCCAAACCTTGTCAGGCGCGTAGCTGAGGTTTTCCAAAGGGTGTTCGTATGTGATTGAAAATGTAATTGTGCGCCGGAGGCGCACTttcctaggggggtccgggggcatgctcccccggaaaattttgaaaatgtaggTTCTCTGAAACCCAATTTCTCGCATTTTGAGACCCATTTTAGGCAAAtcgaaactgtttttatttgtgaCTTTGATATCTAAAACAGCGTAATTGTTTCATCTTAAAACAAGAAAGATAAATGTATGTTCCGGTCTGTCA
The sequence above is a segment of the Porites lutea chromosome 3, jaPorLute2.1, whole genome shotgun sequence genome. Coding sequences within it:
- the LOC140932131 gene encoding ZP domain-containing protein-like, producing MSRKTVYTNQLTNDKLVDSLEEEVDDFPDGAVFEESSGVSPCTSVPCKNGGSCLVAVGDSFSCKCAAGFKGDTCEEDIDECAVQNGGCSHDCENTPGSYECTCPDAELSLAADNHTCEAKGVIVNCLQNKMSITIPKTILKGMDREHIRLLNPKCGATETSSHFILKTPLTGCGTTRRHTKSAVVYSNKVLEIPLKSSDIVTRIREIEIPFSCYYSNSRTATAVGMRPENRKLVFSEIGKGNFTVVLELYHSNRYLTAYTQEDFPLQLKLRQNVNLEAKVESKDKRLSVLPDTCFATPTPSQNDAKRVLILKNGCPVDDTLKFYRSPTGTYRFGLEAFEFVDQPFVFIHCHVIICNASNLQSRCARGCEKKARLRREVEHHNLYSLAQGPITLDHEIKRDQKHVEKFSVNNMDSVGMDSSLLAAMAVVTAVTIFGVAFVIMKKRSNHAGYFRIKE